In one Lycium barbarum isolate Lr01 chromosome 7, ASM1917538v2, whole genome shotgun sequence genomic region, the following are encoded:
- the LOC132603070 gene encoding uncharacterized protein LOC132603070 isoform X1 — translation MAFDQNSVPKDLRPLNIVRTVPEDSGIAPVTSSGRPVEGFYGNPTRDVGGSPGTIPGVYYPTSVGLGFTNAGPGAAGWVPQVVPSQQPPGVVSSLGVMNSGNGSSQNLHSGARVDSNAPDRASDDGSVSGRKVKFLCSFGGRIIPRPSDGALRYVGGHTRIISVRRDVSYAELVRKMVDTYGQDVVIKYQLPDEDLDALVSVSCPEDLENMMDEYEKLVQRASDGSAKLRVFLFSASELESSSVVQLIDMQDSGQKYVEAVNGISGLGLTRKGSNASAGSTQNSEFSGSEAVDSLGQGHGQGELRNVPSFETLSPSGTSATSQEPSIAPMAIPVVVPGPVPTLSAPPEHVLEKTLPVTAQQQQMGYDMQQIGVTYPGTTPYVPAYVDPQTRADYVQVPSQMGFPRQILGTVGPVMNQQQHIIAGAPTQQFVPAFHHMTMTPSGHVSMNPNLVQPQHVRLEHYPAEGKMAQRVVQFPLDQGYSAYQPHAPYGWHQIPHTQQVPPLSEGQVPQPLVTGSEALPRFDDCLMCQKSLPHAHSDPVVQEQRESPASTVSDFNPVYHSLRLDERGRPIYQAVTTGTLGEGAAVGQRIGAQIDHGAGKGQGEVIGVSQTVDKQYEYDRNLQKPEFPEHPKVSAPQGMIGLTGTMQSPYGVFVGGVPQPCHVNATEQLLVPSQYQVKQEVAANRPGNSDFLKVGGGLPGQTLVDNLSGESPKNCGGTAAPTMLPKEDDIIESVTAYNHLSQIEGRMENLLMHPAEILASNEQSKPAVDNFRREDILNNRVQQFGGREGYPGLVTSNVNANEIPISTNETPIMTNPVVHAQPNYGVNNLIPGEISSHAIERIPAIGEWKDGAQHFQSMLSPTTAEMAVFDATAPSVQENSNSLYSNQDPWNLQHDAHFPPPKPSRLQLKKEAAGTKDYSGDNSFGNANGGLQTQIRLEDGAYLPSGNTDFGSDQSRSKKGSEDEMIKQELQAVAEGVAASVLHSSTPSNADLSPSSSQRNAELETTNAGKDPKDKFEETKSKFPEKANLGFPVSDGIGRLQIIKNGDLEEIRELGSGTFGTVYHGKWRGTDVAIKRINDRCFAGKASEQERMRDDFWNEAIKLADLHHPNVVAFYGVVLDGPGGSVATVTEYMVNGSLRNALQKNERNLDKRKRLVIAMDVAFGMEYLHGKNIVHFDLKSDNLLVNLRDPHRPICKVGDLGLSKVKCQTLISGGVRGTLPWMAPELLNGSSSLVSEKVDVFSFGIVLWELLTGEEPYAELHYGAIIGGIVSNTLRPPVPESCDLDWKSLMERCWSAEPSERPNFTEIANELRVMQSKIPPKGQNQQSPPSANTNQAKS, via the exons ATGGCTTTTGATCAGAATTCAGTACCCAAAGATTTGCGCCCACTGAACATTGTTAGGACAGTGCCTGAAGACTCAGGTATTGCTCCTGTGACCTCGTCGGGTCGACCCGTTGAGGGGTTTTATGGTAACCCGACCCGGGATGTTGGAGGTAGTCCCGGGACTATACCCGGGGTTTATTACCCTACCAGTGTAGGTTTAGGGTTTACCAATGCAGGTCCAGGGGCAGCCGGGTGGGTCCCGCAGGTCGTGCCTTCACAGCAGCCACCGGGTGTTGTGAGTAGCCTTGGTGTTATGAATTCAGGAAATGGGTCGTCGCAGAATTTGCATTCCGGGGCACGGGTTGATAGTAATGCGCCTGATCGTGCTAGTGATGATGGTTCGGTGTCGGGGAGGAAAGTTAAGTTTTTGTGCAGTTTTGGTGGGAGGATAATCCCGAGGCCGAGTGATGGGGCATTGAGATATGTGGGTGGACACACTAGGATTATTAGTGTTAGGAGGGATGTGAGTTATGCTGAACTTGTTCGCAAGATGGTAGATACGTATGGGCAGGATGTGGTGATTAAGTACCAATTGCCTGATGAGGATCTTGATGCACTTGTATCTGTTTCGTGTCCGGAAGATCTTGAAAATATGATGGATGAGTATGAAAAGTTGGTTCAAAGAGCCTCGGATGGGTCAGCTAAATTGAGGGTGTTTCTGTTTTCGGCTTCAGAGCTGGAATCGTCCAGTGTGGTGCAATTAATAGATATGCAAGATAGTGGACAGAAGTATGTTGAGGCAGTGAATGGGATTAGTGGTCTTGGTCTTACTAGAAAAGGGAGTAACGCTAGTGCGGGTTCCACTCAGAATTCAGAATTTAGTGGCTCTGAAGCTGTTGATAGCTTAGGTCAAGGTCACGGTCAAGGGGAGCTTAGAAATGTACCTTCTTTCGAAACACTATCACCTAGTGGAACTTCTGCTACCTCTCAAGAACCTTCTATTGCTCCAATGGCCATTCCAGTAGTCGTTCCTGGGCCAGTGCCAACCCTATCTGCTCCGCCGGAGCATGTGCTAGAGAAAACTCTGCCTGTCACTGCACAGCAGCAACAAATGGGTTATGATATGCAGCAAATAGGAGTGACGTATCCAGGAACTACACCATATGTCCCGGCTTATGTGGATCCTCAAACCCGTGCAGATTATGTTCAAGTCCCTTCTCAGATGGGATTCCCGCGACAGATTTTGGGTACTGTTGGGCCAGTAATGAATCAGCAGCAGCATATAATTGCTGGCGCTCCGACTCAGCAGTTTGTCCCTGCTTTTCATCACATGACAATGACTCCTTCCGGCCACGTCAGTATGAATCCCAATCTGGTTCAGCCCCAACATGTTAGGTTAGAACATTATCCTGCAGAAGGCAAAATGGCTCAGAGAGTTGTGCAGTTTCCTCTTGACCAAGGATATAGTGCTTATCAGCCTCATGCCCCTTATGGATGGCACCAGATTCCGCATACCCAGCAGGTGCCACCTCTTTCCGAAGGCCAGGTGCCTCAACCGCTTGTTACTGGTTCCGAGGCATTGCCTAGGTTTGATGACTGTCTAATGTGTCAAAAATCGCTGCCTCATGCACACTCGGATCCAGTAGTACAAGAGCAAAGAGAGAGTCCTGCAAGCACAGTATCTGATTTTAATCCAGTGTATCACAGCCTTAGGTTGGATGAGAGGGGGCGGCCTATTTACCAAGCTGTTACAACCGGAACCCTGGGTGAGGGAGCTGCTGTTGGACAAAGAATTGGGGCTCAGATAGATCACGGAgctggaaaaggtcaaggtgaggTAATTGGAGTCTCACAAACTGTCGATAAACAGTATGAATATGATAGAAACCTCCAAAAGCCCGAGTTTCCAGAGCACCCAAAGGTGTCAGCACCGCAAGGTATGATAGGGTTAACAGGTACGATGCAATCACCTTATGGAGTTTTTGTTGGTGGTGTTCCTCAACCGTGCCATGTTAATGCCACTGAGCAGCTACTGGTTCCATCACAGTATCAGGTTAAACAGGAAGTTGCTGCGAACAGACCGGGCAATAGTGATTTCCTTAAAGTTGGAGGCGGCTTGCCTGGTCAAACACTGGTGGATAACTTAAGTGGTGAATCACCCAAGAATTGTGGTGGAACTGCTGCACCTACCATGCTTCCGAAAGAAGATGATATAATAGAATCTGTAACAGCTTACAACCATTTGAGTCAAATTGAGGGAAGGATGGAAAATCTTCTTATGCACCCTGCTGAAATTTTAGCAAGTAATGAGCAGAGTAAGCCAGCTGTTGATAACTTTAGAAGGGAAGACATCTTGAATAACAGAGTACAACAGTTCGGTGGGAGGGAGGGATATCCAGGTTTGGTTACAAGTAACGTGAATGCAAATGAAATACCTATTTCTACAAATGAGACTCCTATTATGACTAATCCAGTCGTGCATGCCCAACCAAACTATGGGGTGAATAACTTGATCCCAGGTGAAATCTCCTCCCATGCAATAGAAAGAATTCCAGCTATTGGTGAATGGAAAGATGGGGCTCAGCATTTCCAGTCAATGTTGAGTCCTACAACTGCGGAAATGGCCGTATTCGATGCTACTGCACCATCTGTACAGGAGAACTCAAATTCTCTATATAGCAACCAGGATCCCTGGAATTTGCAACATGATGCCCATTTCCCTCCTCCTAAACCTAGTAGACTTCAGCTAAAAAAGGAAGCTGCTGGCACCAAGGATTATTCTGGTGACAATTCTTTTGGCAATGCTAATGGTGGATTACAAACACAGATTAGGTTGGAGGATGGAGCTTACCTTCCCTCAGGTAATACAGATTTCGGCTCAGATCAATCACGGTCCAAGAAAG GCTCAGAGGACGAAATGATCAAGCAAGAACTTCAGGCTGTTGCTGAGGGCGTCGCTGCTTCTGTTCTTCACTCATCAACTCCATCTAATGCTGACCTGTCCCCATCTTCAAGCCAACGGAATGCTGAACTTGAAACCACTAATGCTGGAAAGGACCCCAAGGATAAATTTGAG GAAACTAAAAGTAAATTTCCAGAGAAAGCAAATCTCGGGTTTCCTGTATCAGATGGCATTGGACGCTTACAG ATTATAAAAAATGGTGACCTCGAGGAGATTCGGGAATTGGGTTCTGGTACATTTGGCACTGTTTATCATGGAAAGTGGAGGGGTACTGACGTTGCAATTAAAAGGATTAATGACAGGTGTTTTGCTGGGAAAGCTTCAGAACAAGAGCGCATG AGGGATGATTTCTGGAATGAGGCCATCAAACTTGCAGACTTGCACCATCCAAACGTTGTTGCCTTCTATGGTGTTGTGCTAGATGGTCCAGGTGGCTCAGTGGCGACTGTTACAGAATATATGGTTAACGGGTCCTTGAGAAATGCTTTACAAAAGAACGAGAG GAATCTGGATAAGCGGAAACGCCTCGTGATCGCCATGGATGTTGCATTTGGAATGGAGTATTTGCATGGGAAGAATATAGTGCACTTTGACTTGAAAAGCGACAATCTGTTGGTTAATCTGCGTGATCCGCACCGTCCAATATGCAAG GTTGGTGATTTGGGGTTATCCAAAGTGAAATGTCAAACACTAATCTCAGGCGGTGTACGAGGAACACTCCCCTGGATGGCGCCAGAACTTCTCAATGGAAGCAGTAGTCTTGTCTCTGAGAAG GTTGACGTTTTCTCCTTTGGAATTGTACTGTGGGAACTTCTTACCGGAGAAGAACCATATGCCGAATTGCACTATGGGGCTATCATTG GTGGTATCGTGAGTAATACCTTGCGGCCTCCTGTGCCCGAGTCATGTGACCTAGACTGGAAATCACTGATGGAGAGATGTTGGTCAGCTGAACCGTCGGAGAGGCCTAACTTTACTGAGATCGCCAATGAGCTACGAGTGATGCAATCAAAGATCCCTCCCAAAGGACAAAACCAACAATCACCTCCCTCAGCAAATACCAACCAAGCTAAAAGTTGA
- the LOC132603070 gene encoding uncharacterized protein LOC132603070 isoform X2 has protein sequence MAFDQNSVPKDLRPLNIVRTVPEDSGIAPVTSSGRPVEGFYGNPTRDVGGSPGTIPGVYYPTSVGLGFTNAGPGAAGWVPQVVPSQQPPGVVSSLGVMNSGNGSSQNLHSGARVDSNAPDRASDDGSVSGRKVKFLCSFGGRIIPRPSDGALRYVGGHTRIISVRRDVSYAELVRKMVDTYGQDVVIKYQLPDEDLDALVSVSCPEDLENMMDEYEKLVQRASDGSAKLRVFLFSASELESSSVVQLIDMQDSGQKYVEAVNGISGLGLTRKGSNASAGSTQNSEFSGSEAVDSLGQGHGQGELRNVPSFETLSPSGTSATSQEPSIAPMAIPVVVPGPVPTLSAPPEHVLEKTLPVTAQQQQMGYDMQQIGVTYPGTTPYVPAYVDPQTRADYVQVPSQMGFPRQILGTVGPVMNQQQHIIAGAPTQQFVPAFHHMTMTPSGHVSMNPNLVQPQHVRLEHYPAEGKMAQRVVQFPLDQGYSAYQPHAPYGWHQIPHTQQVPPLSEGQVPQPLVTGSEALPRFDDCLMCQKSLPHAHSDPVVQEQRESPASTVSDFNPVYHSLRLDERGRPIYQAVTTGTLGEGAAVGQRIGAQIDHGAGKGQGEVIGVSQTVDKQYEYDRNLQKPEFPEHPKVSAPQGMIGLTGTMQSPYGVFVGGVPQPCHVNATEQLLVPSQYQVKQEVAANRPGNSDFLKVGGGLPGQTLVDNLSGESPKNCGGTAAPTMLPKEDDIIESVTAYNHLSQIEGRMENLLMHPAEILASNEQSKPAVDNFRREDILNNRVQQFGGREGYPGLVTSNVNANEIPISTNETPIMTNPVVHAQPNYGVNNLIPGEISSHAIERIPAIGEWKDGAQHFQSMLSPTTAEMAVFDATAPSVQENSNSLYSNQDPWNLQHDAHFPPPKPSRLQLKKEAAGTKDYSGDNSFGNANGGLQTQIRLEDGAYLPSGNTDFGSDQSRSKKEDEMIKQELQAVAEGVAASVLHSSTPSNADLSPSSSQRNAELETTNAGKDPKDKFEETKSKFPEKANLGFPVSDGIGRLQIIKNGDLEEIRELGSGTFGTVYHGKWRGTDVAIKRINDRCFAGKASEQERMRDDFWNEAIKLADLHHPNVVAFYGVVLDGPGGSVATVTEYMVNGSLRNALQKNERNLDKRKRLVIAMDVAFGMEYLHGKNIVHFDLKSDNLLVNLRDPHRPICKVGDLGLSKVKCQTLISGGVRGTLPWMAPELLNGSSSLVSEKVDVFSFGIVLWELLTGEEPYAELHYGAIIGGIVSNTLRPPVPESCDLDWKSLMERCWSAEPSERPNFTEIANELRVMQSKIPPKGQNQQSPPSANTNQAKS, from the exons ATGGCTTTTGATCAGAATTCAGTACCCAAAGATTTGCGCCCACTGAACATTGTTAGGACAGTGCCTGAAGACTCAGGTATTGCTCCTGTGACCTCGTCGGGTCGACCCGTTGAGGGGTTTTATGGTAACCCGACCCGGGATGTTGGAGGTAGTCCCGGGACTATACCCGGGGTTTATTACCCTACCAGTGTAGGTTTAGGGTTTACCAATGCAGGTCCAGGGGCAGCCGGGTGGGTCCCGCAGGTCGTGCCTTCACAGCAGCCACCGGGTGTTGTGAGTAGCCTTGGTGTTATGAATTCAGGAAATGGGTCGTCGCAGAATTTGCATTCCGGGGCACGGGTTGATAGTAATGCGCCTGATCGTGCTAGTGATGATGGTTCGGTGTCGGGGAGGAAAGTTAAGTTTTTGTGCAGTTTTGGTGGGAGGATAATCCCGAGGCCGAGTGATGGGGCATTGAGATATGTGGGTGGACACACTAGGATTATTAGTGTTAGGAGGGATGTGAGTTATGCTGAACTTGTTCGCAAGATGGTAGATACGTATGGGCAGGATGTGGTGATTAAGTACCAATTGCCTGATGAGGATCTTGATGCACTTGTATCTGTTTCGTGTCCGGAAGATCTTGAAAATATGATGGATGAGTATGAAAAGTTGGTTCAAAGAGCCTCGGATGGGTCAGCTAAATTGAGGGTGTTTCTGTTTTCGGCTTCAGAGCTGGAATCGTCCAGTGTGGTGCAATTAATAGATATGCAAGATAGTGGACAGAAGTATGTTGAGGCAGTGAATGGGATTAGTGGTCTTGGTCTTACTAGAAAAGGGAGTAACGCTAGTGCGGGTTCCACTCAGAATTCAGAATTTAGTGGCTCTGAAGCTGTTGATAGCTTAGGTCAAGGTCACGGTCAAGGGGAGCTTAGAAATGTACCTTCTTTCGAAACACTATCACCTAGTGGAACTTCTGCTACCTCTCAAGAACCTTCTATTGCTCCAATGGCCATTCCAGTAGTCGTTCCTGGGCCAGTGCCAACCCTATCTGCTCCGCCGGAGCATGTGCTAGAGAAAACTCTGCCTGTCACTGCACAGCAGCAACAAATGGGTTATGATATGCAGCAAATAGGAGTGACGTATCCAGGAACTACACCATATGTCCCGGCTTATGTGGATCCTCAAACCCGTGCAGATTATGTTCAAGTCCCTTCTCAGATGGGATTCCCGCGACAGATTTTGGGTACTGTTGGGCCAGTAATGAATCAGCAGCAGCATATAATTGCTGGCGCTCCGACTCAGCAGTTTGTCCCTGCTTTTCATCACATGACAATGACTCCTTCCGGCCACGTCAGTATGAATCCCAATCTGGTTCAGCCCCAACATGTTAGGTTAGAACATTATCCTGCAGAAGGCAAAATGGCTCAGAGAGTTGTGCAGTTTCCTCTTGACCAAGGATATAGTGCTTATCAGCCTCATGCCCCTTATGGATGGCACCAGATTCCGCATACCCAGCAGGTGCCACCTCTTTCCGAAGGCCAGGTGCCTCAACCGCTTGTTACTGGTTCCGAGGCATTGCCTAGGTTTGATGACTGTCTAATGTGTCAAAAATCGCTGCCTCATGCACACTCGGATCCAGTAGTACAAGAGCAAAGAGAGAGTCCTGCAAGCACAGTATCTGATTTTAATCCAGTGTATCACAGCCTTAGGTTGGATGAGAGGGGGCGGCCTATTTACCAAGCTGTTACAACCGGAACCCTGGGTGAGGGAGCTGCTGTTGGACAAAGAATTGGGGCTCAGATAGATCACGGAgctggaaaaggtcaaggtgaggTAATTGGAGTCTCACAAACTGTCGATAAACAGTATGAATATGATAGAAACCTCCAAAAGCCCGAGTTTCCAGAGCACCCAAAGGTGTCAGCACCGCAAGGTATGATAGGGTTAACAGGTACGATGCAATCACCTTATGGAGTTTTTGTTGGTGGTGTTCCTCAACCGTGCCATGTTAATGCCACTGAGCAGCTACTGGTTCCATCACAGTATCAGGTTAAACAGGAAGTTGCTGCGAACAGACCGGGCAATAGTGATTTCCTTAAAGTTGGAGGCGGCTTGCCTGGTCAAACACTGGTGGATAACTTAAGTGGTGAATCACCCAAGAATTGTGGTGGAACTGCTGCACCTACCATGCTTCCGAAAGAAGATGATATAATAGAATCTGTAACAGCTTACAACCATTTGAGTCAAATTGAGGGAAGGATGGAAAATCTTCTTATGCACCCTGCTGAAATTTTAGCAAGTAATGAGCAGAGTAAGCCAGCTGTTGATAACTTTAGAAGGGAAGACATCTTGAATAACAGAGTACAACAGTTCGGTGGGAGGGAGGGATATCCAGGTTTGGTTACAAGTAACGTGAATGCAAATGAAATACCTATTTCTACAAATGAGACTCCTATTATGACTAATCCAGTCGTGCATGCCCAACCAAACTATGGGGTGAATAACTTGATCCCAGGTGAAATCTCCTCCCATGCAATAGAAAGAATTCCAGCTATTGGTGAATGGAAAGATGGGGCTCAGCATTTCCAGTCAATGTTGAGTCCTACAACTGCGGAAATGGCCGTATTCGATGCTACTGCACCATCTGTACAGGAGAACTCAAATTCTCTATATAGCAACCAGGATCCCTGGAATTTGCAACATGATGCCCATTTCCCTCCTCCTAAACCTAGTAGACTTCAGCTAAAAAAGGAAGCTGCTGGCACCAAGGATTATTCTGGTGACAATTCTTTTGGCAATGCTAATGGTGGATTACAAACACAGATTAGGTTGGAGGATGGAGCTTACCTTCCCTCAGGTAATACAGATTTCGGCTCAGATCAATCACGGTCCAAGAAAG AGGACGAAATGATCAAGCAAGAACTTCAGGCTGTTGCTGAGGGCGTCGCTGCTTCTGTTCTTCACTCATCAACTCCATCTAATGCTGACCTGTCCCCATCTTCAAGCCAACGGAATGCTGAACTTGAAACCACTAATGCTGGAAAGGACCCCAAGGATAAATTTGAG GAAACTAAAAGTAAATTTCCAGAGAAAGCAAATCTCGGGTTTCCTGTATCAGATGGCATTGGACGCTTACAG ATTATAAAAAATGGTGACCTCGAGGAGATTCGGGAATTGGGTTCTGGTACATTTGGCACTGTTTATCATGGAAAGTGGAGGGGTACTGACGTTGCAATTAAAAGGATTAATGACAGGTGTTTTGCTGGGAAAGCTTCAGAACAAGAGCGCATG AGGGATGATTTCTGGAATGAGGCCATCAAACTTGCAGACTTGCACCATCCAAACGTTGTTGCCTTCTATGGTGTTGTGCTAGATGGTCCAGGTGGCTCAGTGGCGACTGTTACAGAATATATGGTTAACGGGTCCTTGAGAAATGCTTTACAAAAGAACGAGAG GAATCTGGATAAGCGGAAACGCCTCGTGATCGCCATGGATGTTGCATTTGGAATGGAGTATTTGCATGGGAAGAATATAGTGCACTTTGACTTGAAAAGCGACAATCTGTTGGTTAATCTGCGTGATCCGCACCGTCCAATATGCAAG GTTGGTGATTTGGGGTTATCCAAAGTGAAATGTCAAACACTAATCTCAGGCGGTGTACGAGGAACACTCCCCTGGATGGCGCCAGAACTTCTCAATGGAAGCAGTAGTCTTGTCTCTGAGAAG GTTGACGTTTTCTCCTTTGGAATTGTACTGTGGGAACTTCTTACCGGAGAAGAACCATATGCCGAATTGCACTATGGGGCTATCATTG GTGGTATCGTGAGTAATACCTTGCGGCCTCCTGTGCCCGAGTCATGTGACCTAGACTGGAAATCACTGATGGAGAGATGTTGGTCAGCTGAACCGTCGGAGAGGCCTAACTTTACTGAGATCGCCAATGAGCTACGAGTGATGCAATCAAAGATCCCTCCCAAAGGACAAAACCAACAATCACCTCCCTCAGCAAATACCAACCAAGCTAAAAGTTGA